The genomic stretch CTCGAGGCGCTGCAGGCCGAGGGCGGCTATCTCGCCACTGCCGACGAGAAGCGCAAGCTCGAGGCGGTGATGTGGGACGCCGAGGGGCATCGCCGGATCGAGACCGTCGCGCGCGCCGCCGGCGTGATCGCCGCGAAGGCCGGTGTTCAGCTCCCCGAGGGCAAGAGCTTCATCATCGTCAAGGAAGATCAGATCGGGAAGGCGCACCGCTTCTCGGGGGAGAAGCTGTCGCCGGTGCTGGCCATCTTCAAGTACAGCGGCTTCGACGAGGCGCTGTCGATGGTGTCGCGGATCTTCGAGGTCGGCGGCAAAGGGCACTCGGTCGGGATCGCCTCGTTCGACGACGAACACATTCACCGGCTGGCGTCGATGGCGCCGGTCAGCCGCATCATGGTGCGGCAGCCGAACGTGCGCGGCAACGCCGGGTCGTTCACCAACGGCATGCCGCAGACGGCGAGCCTCGGGTGCGGCACCTGGGGCGGCAACATCACCAGCGAGAATCTCAGCGTCAAGCACTACATGAACACGACGTGGGTGAGCCGCCCGATCCCGGAAGACAAGCCGGACGAGCGGGAGATCCTCGGCGAGTTCTACGGGTCGGAGATTTTCTGACGCGGTAGGTCTCGGCTTCCAGCTTCCGGCTTCCAGCTGTCGGCTACTTCGTTCGGGTCGGTCCTCGCACGGTGAGGCCGGCGCGGCCGGCTTCGACCTCGATGCCGCCGTCCGACAGCGGATCCGCGTCGTACGACACCACGAACTGCCGGGTCAATTCCTCGGCGATGCGCTCCAGCGCCGCGAACATGCCGCCGGTGCGCTGAAACGACACGTGGATGCCGCCCGACTGGCGCGTCCCCTCGGTGTACATCCGATCCCGATCGAGCCCGCTGATTTGTCCTTCGAGATCGAGCTTGCGGCCGCCGGAGGTCGAGCCCGCGGGGATCGTCGAGGTGTTCCATCCCGCCAGCGTCGCGGCATACAGCACGCTCGACCCGGCCCGCAGTTGTTCCAGCACGCCTTCGACCGTCACCGTGCTCGGCTGCGCTCCGTCGGTGCACAGCACGACGATCGCCCGGCGCCCCTCGCGCGACCGCTGGTCGCGGGCAATCTCGAGCACCGCCTGGACGATGTCGCCGGGCTCGACGCTGCGCGGCGGCAGGCCGTTGATGGCGCGGGCGAACGGCACGATCTCGGCGGTGTAGTCGATGCGCCGCTCCGATCGCTTGCCGACGGTGTACAACGCCACCGTCCCGGCCTGGTAGACGTGATCGAAGAAGTTCGCGACCGCGCGTCGGACGTCGTCGTCCGGCGCGAGCCGCTCCTCCACCGCCACCGCGACCTGCAGCGAGGCGCGCGACGGCTCGACGCGGATGATCGGCCGGACGCGGCCGCGTTCGCGGATGACGATGTCGCCGGCGGTCAGCCCCGCCAGCGGCGCGCCGTCGGCGCCGCGCGCCGTCACGTAGATCGTCTTGCGAGTGGACTGCGCGTGGACCGGGATCGTGGCGGCGGCAATCAGCAGAACGATCCCGCTCGCGGCCGCCAGCGTCACGGCGGTGAGCACGCCGGGCAGCGTGCGCACGTCAGGCCAGCCCGACGTGACGGAGGATGGCCTGCATGCGCGGGTGGTGCCGCTCCGCCTCGAACCGCGGGTCGACCTTCAGCGCGAGGACGTCGAAGGCGCGGTCTTCGCAGCTCCGGTCGAGCCACGTGAACCCCAGTTCCGGCTGGCCGAGCGCGAAGCGCACGGCGGCGAATTCGATCGGCGAGACGTAGCGCTGCGCCGCGATCGCCTCCAGCCTGCGCAGCGAGGTCAGCGCCAGCGGCTTGCGGCCGGCCAGCGCCATCGCGCGGGCGAGGCCGGCCAGCATGCGCGGGCTGTGCGGCGACAGATCGATGGCGCGCTGGAACGCCGCGATCGCCTCGTCGAGATCCTTGCGCTGCTCCTGGATCACGCCGAGCGCCCAGTAGGCGGGGGAGAAGTGCGGGTTCAGCTCGATGGTGTGGTCGCACTGTTCGAGCGCCGCTTCGTAGTCCCGCCGGTAGGCGTGGATCAGCGCCAGGTCGCGGGCGACGATCGACGACACGGGATCGAGCGACTGTGCGATGCGCATCTCCTCCAGCGCCTCGTCCAGCCGTCCGAGCGGCACGAGGCAGGACATCGCGTACCAGTGATGCGCGGTGGCGTAGCGCGGGTCGAAGGAGATCGCCCGCTGGAACTCGCGTTCGGCGCCGTGCCAGTCCCAGTCCTGCGTCGCCTTGACGTGGGCGAGCGACGTCCGCCCTTCGGCGCACGTGCCGTCGAGCATCACCGCGGACGCCGCGCTCGACGCCGCCTGCGCCCAGACCAGCGACGGCGGCCGGACGCCGTAGTGCGCCAGCAGCGAATGCGCGTCCGCCAGGCCGCTGTGGGCCAGCGCGAACTGCGCGTCCTCGACGATCGCCTTCTCGAAGAAGTCGAGCGCCTTGTGGAGCCCCTCGTCGGTGCGCTGGTTCAGGTGATACCGCCCCTGCAGGTACAGGTTGCGTGCCGCCAGGTTCTCCGCCGGACGCCGGGCGCCGCGGCGCTGCCCCGCGTCGAGCAGCCGCGGCTCGAGCTTCTTGACCACCGCGTCGGCGACGAGCTCCTGCGCCGCGAAGGGATCGCCGAGCGGCGCATCCACCGACTCCGACCACAGGTACGACGCGGTCGCCGTGTCGACCAGGTGCACCGTCGCCCGGACGCGGTCGCCGGAGCGTCGAACGCCGCCGGTGAGCACCATCGCCGCGTGCGTCGGCGGATCGCTCGGCTGGATGGCCAGCACGCGGAGCGCTTCGAGCTTGGCCAGGCTGTGGATGATCTCCAGACGCAGGCCGTCGCAGAAGTACGCCAGATCGTGCGCCGGGCTCTGGTCCGCCAGCGGCTGGACGGCGATGGTGTTCTGGCCGGCGAGGGTCGGCGACATCGATCGCCGCCCGCCGCCCGACGCATCGCGATGCTTGAAGACCGGCGCGTAACCGCCCTTCGGCAGCTCGATCAGGATCGCGTCGGCGCCCCCTTCCTCCCGGTAGTAGCGCACCAGCCGCGCCCGCAGCCGCCGCGCCTGCACGCGGACGATCGGGTCGGCGCGCGGATCGAACGACGAGTCCTTGTCGAACACCTGCACGCCGATGACGTATTCCTTCAGCTGATCGCCGCGGCCGGCGAGCGACTCGGAGACGATGAAGTTGAGGAACCGCTTGAGGCGATCGACCTGACGGAACGTGACGCTGGTCAGCACGCGCTCGAGGTGCCCCTCGACCTTGCTCGGGACAGTCGCGCCGCTGTCGAGGTGCGGCTGGCGGCCGCCGGAATCGGGCTCGGACGTCACCTGCGCCGGCAGCGCCGCGGTCCTGATCGGGATGATGTTCGGGCCAGCGCCGTCGTCCCGCCGCGCGCCTCTGGCCGGCCGCTCGCGGGGCGGCCGCGCTCCGCTGCGCCCTCGTTCGCCCGCCGGTTCCGTCCGGTACTTCGACATGAGAGACGGCTAGTCGGTCTCGACGTCGAGACGGTGAATGTCGCCGAGGATCACGCTGTAGGCCAGCGCGCCCATCAGCGCGACAACGGCGATGTAGGCCAGCGGGCCGAAGAACGAGCCGGTCGCCTGATACGCGGCGCCGACGACGATCGGCGTCACGATGCCGGCAAGGTTGGTCGTGAAGTTGAACAGCCCTCCGGTCAGGCCGATCAGCTTCTTCGGGGCGATGTCCGAGACCACCGTCCACCCGAGGTTCGTCATTCCCTGGCCGAAGAACGCGATCGACATGATCACGATCACCAGCGCGTTGTTGTCGGCCGGAACGTAGTTGGCGAGGATGATGGTCGACGCCAGCAGCATGCCCGAGACGATGGGCAGCTTGCGCGCCAGATTCGCCGACCCGGTGCGCTTGAGGATCGTGTCCGACACCATGCCGCCGAGCACGACGCCGATCGCCGCCGCGATGTACGGCACCGAGGTCATGAACCCGGCCTTGATGAACGTCATGCCGCGCGCGGTGACCAGATACGTAGGAAACCAGGTCAGGAAGAAGACCAGCGTCGAGTTGCCGCCGAACTGGCCGATCGACGCGCCGACCACCTGGCGGTGCTTGAGCAGCGCCGCGATGTGCCGCCACCTGAAGACGACAGGCTGCCCTTTGTACTCGCCGCCGCCGCCCGCCTCGATGTAGTCGAGCTCCGCCTGGTTCACGGTCTTGTGCTCGCTGGGATTGCGGTAGAGCGCCCACCACACGAACGCGAACACGATGCCGATGCTGCCGACGATGAGGAAGAGGCCGCGCCAGCCGAACTGCTGCGTGATCCAGAACAGCGGCACGCTGAGAAAGCCGAGCCCGAAGTTCATGCCCACCGAGTAGACGGAGTTGGCGCGCGCCCGCTCGTGCTGCGGAAACCAGGTCGCCAGCACGCGGCTGTTCGCCGGGAAGCACGGCGCTTCGAAGATGCCGATGCCGATGCGCGTCAGCACCAGGCCGGCCAGCGAGCTCACCACCCCCATCAGCCCGGTGAAGAACGACCACAGCCCGATCGAGATGAAATAGGTGAACCGCGTGCCGAACTTGTCGAGGAAGATGCCGCCGGGAATCTGCAGGAAGGCATAGCTCCAGGAAAACGCGGAGAACACCAGCCCCATCTGCGTCGGCGTGAGCCCCAGATCCCTCGACAGATGCGGGGCGGCAACGCTCAGCACCGTTCGATCGAGATAGTTGATCGCCGTGCCGATCGCGACGAGCGCGAGGATGGGCACCCAGCGGACGCTGGTCCGTTTCTCCACCTCGACCAACGGTGTGACATCAGTCATTCGGCATTCGCCGCTCGGCTCGCGCTCTTCAGCGACCTGTCAGCTGCCCTTCCGGTAAACGCAGTTGATATCCCAGTGCCCCGGCGTCGGCGTCGGGGCGTTTTCCATCGGCGCCTGGATCACCGTCGGACGCCCGGAGGCGAGCGCCGAGGCCAGCGCGGGTCCGAGCTCGTCGGCCGAGCGGATGAACACGCCGTCGGCACCGTAGCCCTTCGCGATCTGCGCGAAGTCGGTGCGATAGCGCGCGCCGTCGGCTTCGAACAGGCAGCCGAACTCCCATCCGTAATGCATGTTGGTGAGTCCGGCGATGGTGCCGAACGCGGCGTTGTCCATCACCAGCCAGACGACGCCGAGCCCCGCCTCCATCGCGGTGGCGACGACCGACGGATTGCTGCCGAACGCGCCGTCGCCGACGAGCGCCACCACGGCGCGGTCCGGCTGCGCGAGCTTCACCCCCAGCGCCGCCGCGGGACCGAATCCCATGGTCGCCAGACCGCTCGGCGTGATGAACGTGCCCGGCACGGTGATGGGGAACTGCTGCCCGACGCCGTTCTTGTTCCAGCCGACGTCGGTGACGATGTAGCCGTCCTCGGGCACCGCCTTGCGCAGCTCGCTGAGGATGCGCTCCGGCCGCATCGGAAACTGCGCCGAGCTGTACTGGTCGGCCCAGTTCGCGGCAAACGCCCGGCGCCCCTGGGCGATGTCCAGCCGCAGCGAGCCGCGGTTCCGGTGCTTGACTCCCCTGGCGGCCTCGCCCAGCGCGGCGAGCGCCAGCTTCGCGTCGGCCACGACGCCCAGCTCGGTGGGGAAGTTGCGTCCGATCTCGGCGACATCCGCGTCGATGTGTATGAGCCGCGCCGGCGGGATGCTGAACGTGAAGCGCGGGTCCCACGAACTGGAGTTCGCCTCGGCGAACCGCGTCCCGATCGCCAGGATCAGATCCGCGGTGCGGCACTTCTCGTTGGCGATCGGCGTGCCCCAGAACCCGGTCATGCCGAGCAGCAGCGGGTGGTCTTCGCGGACGACCCCCTTGCCCATCAACGAGTGGGCGATGGGCAGCTCCAGCGCCTCGGCGAGCGCGGCGAGCTCGGCGGAGGCGCGCGCCGACAGCACGCCGCCGCCGGCATACAACACCGGACGCTCGGCCTCCGCGAGCGCCGCGACGATGCGCTCCGCGGTCGCCGGATCGATCGACGGGCGCGCAATCTCGGCGGGGACCTTGGCGAACGCGTCCACCGGCAGGCTGCTCGAGAACACGTCCATTGGCACGTCCACCAGCACCGGGCCCGGGCGCCCCGTCTGCGCCAGGTGGAAGGCGCGCTCGACGATGCGCGGCAGATCGCGCGCCTGCTCGACGCGGTACACGCGCTTACAGAACGGGCGGTAGATCTGGTACTGATCGGCGTCCTGATGCAGGTTCACTTCCTGGTGCGGATGCCGGCCGTGGAAGTACGACTGCACGTCGCCGGCGATCACGACCATCGGGATCGAATCGAGCGCCGCGTTGGCGACGCCGGTGGCGGCGTTGGTCAGCCCGGGCCCGAGATGAGTCAGCAGGACGCCCGGTTTGCCGGCGGCGCGGGCGTAGCCGTCCGCGGCGTGCGCCGCCACCTGCTCGTGCCGCGTGCTGACGTAGCGGATCCGGCTCCGGCCCAGCGCGTCCAGCATGCCGATCACGGTGTGCCCCGTGAGCCCGAACACCACTTCGACGCCCAGCCGCTCCAGGTAGTCGGCGAGCAGATAGGCCGCGATGCGCGTTTCCGTCGTCGTCGGCAGCGGCTCCGGGATGACGTGGATGGCTGTGCTCATGGTGTGCCCCGCGGGGTTCAGAAGACTTCCGAGTTGTAGAACTCTCCGAACAGCTCCTGTTCGGACGGGCGGTCCTCCGCGATCGGACGGCTCACCCACGTGACGTTCATGTAGTGCTTCAGCGAGATGTTCTCGTTGGTGATGTTGCCGCCCCAGACGCCGCAGCCCATGCTCGACGTCATCGGCATGCCGTTGGTGAAGGTGCCGGCATTCGAGCTGGACTGGACCTGCCGCACCATGATCCGGCTGACCGGCGCCGTCATGGCGAGCTGATGGATGTGCTCGTCGTCGAACGAGTAGATGCCGCAGGAATGGCCGCGCCCGCCGGTCTCGAAGATCCGGCGGACCATGTCGAGCGCCATGTCCCAGCCGTGATACTCGAAGATCGACAGCACCACGCCGAGCTTCTCGGTCGAGAACGGATGCCCCTTCCCGATCAGCCGCTCGGGGACGATGAAGAAGGTCTTGCCGGCCGGCAGATCGATGCCGGCCTTCGCGGCGACGACGTCCGCGCCGCGCGCGATCGTGTCGGCGGTGCGGCGCCCCTCCGCGTCCCAGTACGCGGCCTGCAGCCTCCGCTTCTCGTCGTCGCCGACCAGATAGCCGCCCTCCTTCTGCAGCTGGTCGAGGAACGCGTCATGGATCCGCGAATCGACGAGGAGGTTGCCGTCCGCCGAGCAGCCCGAGCCGTTGTCGTTGGTCTTGCTGATCCGCGTGTTGCGCGCCGCTTCCTCGACGTCCGCGGTCTCGTCGATCACCATGGTGGCGTTGCCGGCGCCGACGCCGTAGGCCGGCTTGCCGGATCCGTACGCGGCGCGGACCATGGCGGGCCCGCCGGTGGCGATCGTCAGGTCGCATTGGGCCATCAGCTCGTTGGCCAGCGGAATGCTCGGCCGCTCGACGACCTGGAGCACGTCGTCGGGCACGCCGAGCCGGTGCAGCGCGGCGCGCATGATGCGCACGGTCTCGATGGTGGTCCTGCGGCTGGACGGATGGGGCGAGAAGATCACCGCGTCCTTGCATTTGATCGCGTAGATGGCGATGCCCACGGGAGTGACATAGGGGCTGGTCACCGGAATCAGCGCCGCGATCACGCCGGCAGGCTTCGCATACTTCACGATGCCGCGGACGGGATCCTCTTCGATGATCCCCATGCTCTTCTGGCGCAGCGCGTCGCGCAGGATGCCCTGGACCTTGGCCCGCCGGGTCGGCTCGCGGCGGCCCATGCCGCTCTCGTCGACGCTCATGTTCGCCAGCCGGGTGGCCGTCGCCTCGTTGCCGCCGGCCCAGGCGACCGCGCGGCAGATGCGATCCACCGTCGCCTGATCGTAGTGCTCGACGGCGCGCATCGCGGCCCGCGCCCGCCCGACCAGCTCGGTGACGACGTCGATCTCTTCTGCGGTAATCGTGCGAGCCATCTTATGTCCCGGGGGCGTCGTTCGTTCGCGGCGCAGGCGACGCGAGCGGCGGGCCGTCGTATTCGACCGGGACCTTGATCCGCATCGGCCGCTCGCGCTCGTATTCTTCCGCCACTTCCGCGGTCAGCCCGGCGACGCGGCCGACGATGAAGAGGAAGCGCCCCGCCGGCGGCGCGAAGCCCATGTCGTGGAGGATCGC from Vicinamibacterales bacterium encodes the following:
- a CDS encoding tetratricopeptide repeat protein: MSKYRTEPAGERGRSGARPPRERPARGARRDDGAGPNIIPIRTAALPAQVTSEPDSGGRQPHLDSGATVPSKVEGHLERVLTSVTFRQVDRLKRFLNFIVSESLAGRGDQLKEYVIGVQVFDKDSSFDPRADPIVRVQARRLRARLVRYYREEGGADAILIELPKGGYAPVFKHRDASGGGRRSMSPTLAGQNTIAVQPLADQSPAHDLAYFCDGLRLEIIHSLAKLEALRVLAIQPSDPPTHAAMVLTGGVRRSGDRVRATVHLVDTATASYLWSESVDAPLGDPFAAQELVADAVVKKLEPRLLDAGQRRGARRPAENLAARNLYLQGRYHLNQRTDEGLHKALDFFEKAIVEDAQFALAHSGLADAHSLLAHYGVRPPSLVWAQAASSAASAVMLDGTCAEGRTSLAHVKATQDWDWHGAEREFQRAISFDPRYATAHHWYAMSCLVPLGRLDEALEEMRIAQSLDPVSSIVARDLALIHAYRRDYEAALEQCDHTIELNPHFSPAYWALGVIQEQRKDLDEAIAAFQRAIDLSPHSPRMLAGLARAMALAGRKPLALTSLRRLEAIAAQRYVSPIEFAAVRFALGQPELGFTWLDRSCEDRAFDVLALKVDPRFEAERHHPRMQAILRHVGLA
- a CDS encoding MFS transporter; the protein is MTDVTPLVEVEKRTSVRWVPILALVAIGTAINYLDRTVLSVAAPHLSRDLGLTPTQMGLVFSAFSWSYAFLQIPGGIFLDKFGTRFTYFISIGLWSFFTGLMGVVSSLAGLVLTRIGIGIFEAPCFPANSRVLATWFPQHERARANSVYSVGMNFGLGFLSVPLFWITQQFGWRGLFLIVGSIGIVFAFVWWALYRNPSEHKTVNQAELDYIEAGGGGEYKGQPVVFRWRHIAALLKHRQVVGASIGQFGGNSTLVFFLTWFPTYLVTARGMTFIKAGFMTSVPYIAAAIGVVLGGMVSDTILKRTGSANLARKLPIVSGMLLASTIILANYVPADNNALVIVIMSIAFFGQGMTNLGWTVVSDIAPKKLIGLTGGLFNFTTNLAGIVTPIVVGAAYQATGSFFGPLAYIAVVALMGALAYSVILGDIHRLDVETD
- a CDS encoding thiamine pyrophosphate-binding protein — protein: MSTAIHVIPEPLPTTTETRIAAYLLADYLERLGVEVVFGLTGHTVIGMLDALGRSRIRYVSTRHEQVAAHAADGYARAAGKPGVLLTHLGPGLTNAATGVANAALDSIPMVVIAGDVQSYFHGRHPHQEVNLHQDADQYQIYRPFCKRVYRVEQARDLPRIVERAFHLAQTGRPGPVLVDVPMDVFSSSLPVDAFAKVPAEIARPSIDPATAERIVAALAEAERPVLYAGGGVLSARASAELAALAEALELPIAHSLMGKGVVREDHPLLLGMTGFWGTPIANEKCRTADLILAIGTRFAEANSSSWDPRFTFSIPPARLIHIDADVAEIGRNFPTELGVVADAKLALAALGEAARGVKHRNRGSLRLDIAQGRRAFAANWADQYSSAQFPMRPERILSELRKAVPEDGYIVTDVGWNKNGVGQQFPITVPGTFITPSGLATMGFGPAAALGVKLAQPDRAVVALVGDGAFGSNPSVVATAMEAGLGVVWLVMDNAAFGTIAGLTNMHYGWEFGCLFEADGARYRTDFAQIAKGYGADGVFIRSADELGPALASALASGRPTVIQAPMENAPTPTPGHWDINCVYRKGS
- a CDS encoding aldehyde dehydrogenase family protein yields the protein MARTITAEEIDVVTELVGRARAAMRAVEHYDQATVDRICRAVAWAGGNEATATRLANMSVDESGMGRREPTRRAKVQGILRDALRQKSMGIIEEDPVRGIVKYAKPAGVIAALIPVTSPYVTPVGIAIYAIKCKDAVIFSPHPSSRRTTIETVRIMRAALHRLGVPDDVLQVVERPSIPLANELMAQCDLTIATGGPAMVRAAYGSGKPAYGVGAGNATMVIDETADVEEAARNTRISKTNDNGSGCSADGNLLVDSRIHDAFLDQLQKEGGYLVGDDEKRRLQAAYWDAEGRRTADTIARGADVVAAKAGIDLPAGKTFFIVPERLIGKGHPFSTEKLGVVLSIFEYHGWDMALDMVRRIFETGGRGHSCGIYSFDDEHIHQLAMTAPVSRIMVRQVQSSSNAGTFTNGMPMTSSMGCGVWGGNITNENISLKHYMNVTWVSRPIAEDRPSEQELFGEFYNSEVF